One Alosa alosa isolate M-15738 ecotype Scorff River chromosome 22, AALO_Geno_1.1, whole genome shotgun sequence DNA segment encodes these proteins:
- the jakmip3 gene encoding janus kinase and microtubule-interacting protein 3 isoform X2 yields MSKKGPGSRSKGERPDALAALQAANEELRAKLTDIQIELQQEKSKVSKLEREKTQEVRHEQNKSTVVVTELRAKLHEEKLRELHGVRETLLRQHEQELVRVIKIKDGEIQRLQGLVAALRDGPADKLRSALAGEVREEVRRSFEGERGRLQQEILELKGAKRQMEEALTTAVQADKTKAAEIRSVYHLHQEEINRIKRECEKEIRRLMEEIKVKDRAVAGLERELGVQTGVAQRLALLREAERPAAGPRPEPPYSSSAGDSLEPSASPGQQLDEKDARRFQLKIAELSAIIRKLEDRNALLSEERNELLKRLREAESQFMPLLDKNKRLSRKNEELAHAFRRMENKLRFVTQENIEMREKAGTIRRPSSLNDLDQSQEEREIEFLRLQVLEQQNIIDDLSKALETAGYVKTVIERDMLLRYRRQDSARRKKSIKPCKPVIETFFGYDEEASLDSDGSSISYHTDRTPCTPDDDLEEGMIREETELRFRQLTMEYQALQRAYALLQEQVGGTFDAEKEVKTREQMQTELIRYQTRVQDLECVLSQQGQDMKWIEEKQALYQRNQVLVEKIKQMESEEHRLKNEIQDIKDQNELLEFRILELEERERRSPAINFHNIYFSEGVSPLQVYCEAEGVSDIVISELMKKLDILGDNAVSTLSNEEQVVVIHARTVLTLAEKWLEQIEVTKSALTQKMLDIESEKDLFSKQKGYLDDELDYRKQSVDQAHKRILELEAMLFDALQQEAGAKVSELLSEEERNALQRAVEQWRRQVLSELRERDAQILRERMELVHHAQQRIKELEEWIEAQKRQIKELEEKPSFFGRSFSGQPDQVSRQLCLLDVSDGRTTAESFTLMWSMMLYVVGLRPKQTLRT; encoded by the exons ATGTCCAAGAAGGGGCCAGGGAGCCGGTCCAAGGGAGAGCGGCCCGACGCCCTGGCAGCTCTGCAGGCCGCCAACGAAGAGTTAAGGGCCAAACTGACCGACATCCAAATCGAGCTGCAGCAGGAGAAGAGCAAG GTGAGCAAGCTGGAGCGCGAGAAGACGCAGGAGGTGCGTCACGAGCAGAACAAGTCGACGGTGGTGGTGACGGAGCTGCGGGCCAAGCTGCACGAGGAGAAGCTGCGCGAGCTGCATGGCGTGCGTGAGACGCTGCTGCGCCAGCACGAGCAGGAGCTGGTGCGCGTCATCAAGATCAAGGACGGTGAGATCCAGCGGCTCCAGGGCCTGGTGGCGGCGCTGCGCGACGGCCCCGCCGACAAGCTGCGCTCGGCGCTGGCGGGCGAGGTGCGCGAGGAGGTGCGACGCAGCTTCGAGGGCGAGCGCGGACGCCTGCAGCAGGAGATCCTGGAGCTGAAGGGCGCCAAGCGGCAGATGGAGGAGGCGCTGACCACCGCCGTGCAGGCCGACAAGACCAAGGCGGCCGAGATCCGCAGCGTCTACCACCTCCACCAGGAGGAGATCAACCGCATCAAGAGGGAGTGCGAGAAGGAGATCCGCCGCCTG ATGGAGGAGATAAAGGTAAAGGACAGAGCAGTGGCGGGGCTGGAGCGGGAGCTGGGCGTGCAGACGGGCGTGGCCCAGCGTCTGGCCCTGCTCAGAGAGGCCGAGCGTCCGGCTGCCGGGCCCCGGCCCGAGCCCCCTTACTCGAGTAGTGCAGGAGACTCCCTCGAGCCCTCGGCCAGCCCC GGACAGCAGTTGGACGAGAAGGACGCCCGTCGCTTCCAGCTGAAGATCGCCGAGCTGAGTGCCATCATACGCAAGCTGGAAGACCGTAATGCCCTGCTGTCCGAGGAGCGCAACGAGCTG ctgAAGCGCCTGCGGGAAGCTGAGAGCCAGTTTATGCCTCTATTGGATAAGAACAAGCGACTGAGCCGTAAGAATGAGGAGCTGGCCCACGCCTTCAGACGGATGGAGAATAAGCTGCGCTTTGTCACACAGGAGAACATTGAGATG agggagaAGGCAGGGACCATCCGCAGGCCCAGCTCCCTCAATGACCTGGACCAGAgtcaggaggagagggagatcgAGTTCCTCCGGCTGCAGGTGCTGGAGCAGCAGAACATCATAGATGACCTGTCCAAG GCCCTGGAAACAGCAGGATACGTGAAAACTGTCATA GAGAGAGACATGCTGCTGAGGTACAGAAGACAAGATTCAGCTCGACGGAAGAAGTCCATCAAGCCCTGCAAG CCAGTGATAGAGACGTTCTTCGGATATGATGAAGAGGCGTCTCTGGACTCGGACGGCTCATCCATCTCCTACCACACTGACCGCACGCCCTGCACACCAGACGATGACCTGGAGGAG gGCATgataagagaggagacagagctgAGGTTTCGTCAGTTGACTATGGAGTACCAGGCGCTGCAGCGGGCCTATGCCCTTCTCCAGGAGCAGGTCGGGGGCACCTTTGATGCTGAGAAGGAAGTCAag ACACGAGAACAAATGCAAACTGAACTCATCCGCTATCAAACCAGAGTCCAAGACCTTGAGTGTGTTTTAAGTCAGCAAGGCCAG GATATGAAATGGATTGAGGAGAAGCAGGCGCTGTATCAAAGAAATCAAGTCCTTGTCGAAAAG ATAAAGCAAATGGAATCAGAGGAGCATCGTTTGAAAAATGAGATTCAGGACATTAAAGACCAAAATGAACTTTTAGAGTTCCGTATTCTTGAACTTGAG gagagagagaggaggtctcCTGCCATAAACTTCCATAACATCTACTTCAGTGAGGGAGTGAGTCCACTGCAGGTCTACTGTGAGGCAGAGGGAGTCTCG GACATAGTCATTTCAGAGCTGATGAAAAAGCTGGATATTCTGGGGGATAACGCCGTAAGT ACCCTTTCCAATGAAGAGCAAGTGGTAGTCATTCATGCCAGGACTGTGCTCACTCTGGCAGAGAAG TGGCTAGAGCAAATTGAGGTGACCAAATCAGCTTTAACACAGAAAATGCTGGACATTGAGAGTGAGAAG GACCTCTTCAGCAAACAGAAAGGATATTTGGATGACGAGCTGGACTACAGAAAGCAGTCAGTGGACCAGGCCCATAAG CGGATCCTGGAGCTGGAGGCCATGCTGTTCGACGCGCTGCAGCAGGAGGCCGGGGCCAAGGTGTCGGAGCTGCTGTCGGAGGAGGAGCGCAACGCGCTGCAGCGGGCAGTGGAGCAGTGGAGGAGACAGGTGCTGAGCGAACTCCGCGAGAGGGATGCACAGATACTCCGAGAGAGGATGGAGCTGGTGCACCACGcacagcag AGAATTAAGGAGCTGGAGGAGTGGATAGAAGCACAGAAACGACAGATAAAGGAATTAGAAGAAAAG CCTTCATTCTTTGGTCGTAGTTTCTCCGGCCAACCAGATCAG GTCTCCAGACAGCTTTGTCTGTTGGATGTGTCTGATGGAAGGACCACAGCTGAGAGCTTCACCCTGATGTGGAGTATGATGTTGTATGTTGTTGGACTAAGACCCAAACAGACACTGAGGACATGA
- the jakmip3 gene encoding janus kinase and microtubule-interacting protein 3 isoform X13 — MSKKGPGSRSKGERPDALAALQAANEELRAKLTDIQIELQQEKSKVSKLEREKTQEVRHEQNKSTVVVTELRAKLHEEKLRELHGVRETLLRQHEQELVRVIKIKDGEIQRLQGLVAALRDGPADKLRSALAGEVREEVRRSFEGERGRLQQEILELKGAKRQMEEALTTAVQADKTKAAEIRSVYHLHQEEINRIKRECEKEIRRLQLDEKDARRFQLKIAELSAIIRKLEDRNALLSEERNELLKRLREAESQFMPLLDKNKRLSRKNEELAHAFRRMENKLRFVTQENIEMREKAGTIRRPSSLNDLDQSQEEREIEFLRLQVLEQQNIIDDLSKALETAGYVKTVIERDMLLRYRRQDSARRKKSIKPCKQPVIETFFGYDEEASLDSDGSSISYHTDRTPCTPDDDLEEGMIREETELRFRQLTMEYQALQRAYALLQEQVGGTFDAEKEVKTREQMQTELIRYQTRVQDLECVLSQQGQDMKWIEEKQALYQRNQVLVEKIKQMESEEHRLKNEIQDIKDQNELLEFRILELEERERRSPAINFHNIYFSEGVSPLQVYCEAEGVSDIVISELMKKLDILGDNAVSTLSNEEQVVVIHARTVLTLAEKWLEQIEVTKSALTQKMLDIESEKDLFSKQKGYLDDELDYRKQSVDQAHKRILELEAMLFDALQQEAGAKVSELLSEEERNALQRAVEQWRRQVLSELRERDAQILRERMELVHHAQQRIKELEEWIEAQKRQIKELEEKPSFFGRSFSGQPDQVSRQLCLLDVSDGRTTAESFTLMWSMMLYVVGLRPKQTLRT, encoded by the exons ATGTCCAAGAAGGGGCCAGGGAGCCGGTCCAAGGGAGAGCGGCCCGACGCCCTGGCAGCTCTGCAGGCCGCCAACGAAGAGTTAAGGGCCAAACTGACCGACATCCAAATCGAGCTGCAGCAGGAGAAGAGCAAG GTGAGCAAGCTGGAGCGCGAGAAGACGCAGGAGGTGCGTCACGAGCAGAACAAGTCGACGGTGGTGGTGACGGAGCTGCGGGCCAAGCTGCACGAGGAGAAGCTGCGCGAGCTGCATGGCGTGCGTGAGACGCTGCTGCGCCAGCACGAGCAGGAGCTGGTGCGCGTCATCAAGATCAAGGACGGTGAGATCCAGCGGCTCCAGGGCCTGGTGGCGGCGCTGCGCGACGGCCCCGCCGACAAGCTGCGCTCGGCGCTGGCGGGCGAGGTGCGCGAGGAGGTGCGACGCAGCTTCGAGGGCGAGCGCGGACGCCTGCAGCAGGAGATCCTGGAGCTGAAGGGCGCCAAGCGGCAGATGGAGGAGGCGCTGACCACCGCCGTGCAGGCCGACAAGACCAAGGCGGCCGAGATCCGCAGCGTCTACCACCTCCACCAGGAGGAGATCAACCGCATCAAGAGGGAGTGCGAGAAGGAGATCCGCCGCCTG CAGTTGGACGAGAAGGACGCCCGTCGCTTCCAGCTGAAGATCGCCGAGCTGAGTGCCATCATACGCAAGCTGGAAGACCGTAATGCCCTGCTGTCCGAGGAGCGCAACGAGCTG ctgAAGCGCCTGCGGGAAGCTGAGAGCCAGTTTATGCCTCTATTGGATAAGAACAAGCGACTGAGCCGTAAGAATGAGGAGCTGGCCCACGCCTTCAGACGGATGGAGAATAAGCTGCGCTTTGTCACACAGGAGAACATTGAGATG agggagaAGGCAGGGACCATCCGCAGGCCCAGCTCCCTCAATGACCTGGACCAGAgtcaggaggagagggagatcgAGTTCCTCCGGCTGCAGGTGCTGGAGCAGCAGAACATCATAGATGACCTGTCCAAG GCCCTGGAAACAGCAGGATACGTGAAAACTGTCATA GAGAGAGACATGCTGCTGAGGTACAGAAGACAAGATTCAGCTCGACGGAAGAAGTCCATCAAGCCCTGCAAG CAGCCAGTGATAGAGACGTTCTTCGGATATGATGAAGAGGCGTCTCTGGACTCGGACGGCTCATCCATCTCCTACCACACTGACCGCACGCCCTGCACACCAGACGATGACCTGGAGGAG gGCATgataagagaggagacagagctgAGGTTTCGTCAGTTGACTATGGAGTACCAGGCGCTGCAGCGGGCCTATGCCCTTCTCCAGGAGCAGGTCGGGGGCACCTTTGATGCTGAGAAGGAAGTCAag ACACGAGAACAAATGCAAACTGAACTCATCCGCTATCAAACCAGAGTCCAAGACCTTGAGTGTGTTTTAAGTCAGCAAGGCCAG GATATGAAATGGATTGAGGAGAAGCAGGCGCTGTATCAAAGAAATCAAGTCCTTGTCGAAAAG ATAAAGCAAATGGAATCAGAGGAGCATCGTTTGAAAAATGAGATTCAGGACATTAAAGACCAAAATGAACTTTTAGAGTTCCGTATTCTTGAACTTGAG gagagagagaggaggtctcCTGCCATAAACTTCCATAACATCTACTTCAGTGAGGGAGTGAGTCCACTGCAGGTCTACTGTGAGGCAGAGGGAGTCTCG GACATAGTCATTTCAGAGCTGATGAAAAAGCTGGATATTCTGGGGGATAACGCCGTAAGT ACCCTTTCCAATGAAGAGCAAGTGGTAGTCATTCATGCCAGGACTGTGCTCACTCTGGCAGAGAAG TGGCTAGAGCAAATTGAGGTGACCAAATCAGCTTTAACACAGAAAATGCTGGACATTGAGAGTGAGAAG GACCTCTTCAGCAAACAGAAAGGATATTTGGATGACGAGCTGGACTACAGAAAGCAGTCAGTGGACCAGGCCCATAAG CGGATCCTGGAGCTGGAGGCCATGCTGTTCGACGCGCTGCAGCAGGAGGCCGGGGCCAAGGTGTCGGAGCTGCTGTCGGAGGAGGAGCGCAACGCGCTGCAGCGGGCAGTGGAGCAGTGGAGGAGACAGGTGCTGAGCGAACTCCGCGAGAGGGATGCACAGATACTCCGAGAGAGGATGGAGCTGGTGCACCACGcacagcag AGAATTAAGGAGCTGGAGGAGTGGATAGAAGCACAGAAACGACAGATAAAGGAATTAGAAGAAAAG CCTTCATTCTTTGGTCGTAGTTTCTCCGGCCAACCAGATCAG GTCTCCAGACAGCTTTGTCTGTTGGATGTGTCTGATGGAAGGACCACAGCTGAGAGCTTCACCCTGATGTGGAGTATGATGTTGTATGTTGTTGGACTAAGACCCAAACAGACACTGAGGACATGA
- the jakmip3 gene encoding janus kinase and microtubule-interacting protein 3 isoform X3, whose protein sequence is MSKKGPGSRSKGERPDALAALQAANEELRAKLTDIQIELQQEKSKVSKLEREKTQEVRHEQNKSTVVVTELRAKLHEEKLRELHGVRETLLRQHEQELVRVIKIKDGEIQRLQGLVAALRDGPADKLRSALAGEVREEVRRSFEGERGRLQQEILELKGAKRQMEEALTTAVQADKTKAAEIRSVYHLHQEEINRIKRECEKEIRRLMEEIKVKDRAVAGLERELGVQTGVAQRLALLREAERPAAGPRPEPPYSSSAGDSLEPSASPGQQLDEKDARRFQLKIAELSAIIRKLEDRNALLSEERNELLKRLREAESQFMPLLDKNKRLSRKNEELAHAFRRMENKLRFVTQENIEMREKAGTIRRPSSLNDLDQSQEEREIEFLRLQVLEQQNIIDDLSKALETAGYVKTVIERDMLLRYRRQDSARRKKSIKPCKQPVIETFFGYDEEASLDSDGSSISYHTDRTPCTPDDDLEEGMIREETELRFRQLTMEYQALQRAYALLQEQVGGTFDAEKEVKTREQMQTELIRYQTRVQDLECVLSQQGQDMKWIEEKQALYQRNQVLVEKIKQMESEEHRLKNEIQDIKDQNELLEFRILELEERERRSPAINFHNIYFSEGVSPLQVYCEAEGVSDIVISELMKKLDILGDNATLSNEEQVVVIHARTVLTLAEKWLEQIEVTKSALTQKMLDIESEKDLFSKQKGYLDDELDYRKQSVDQAHKRILELEAMLFDALQQEAGAKVSELLSEEERNALQRAVEQWRRQVLSELRERDAQILRERMELVHHAQQRIKELEEWIEAQKRQIKELEEKPSFFGRSFSGQPDQVSRQLCLLDVSDGRTTAESFTLMWSMMLYVVGLRPKQTLRT, encoded by the exons ATGTCCAAGAAGGGGCCAGGGAGCCGGTCCAAGGGAGAGCGGCCCGACGCCCTGGCAGCTCTGCAGGCCGCCAACGAAGAGTTAAGGGCCAAACTGACCGACATCCAAATCGAGCTGCAGCAGGAGAAGAGCAAG GTGAGCAAGCTGGAGCGCGAGAAGACGCAGGAGGTGCGTCACGAGCAGAACAAGTCGACGGTGGTGGTGACGGAGCTGCGGGCCAAGCTGCACGAGGAGAAGCTGCGCGAGCTGCATGGCGTGCGTGAGACGCTGCTGCGCCAGCACGAGCAGGAGCTGGTGCGCGTCATCAAGATCAAGGACGGTGAGATCCAGCGGCTCCAGGGCCTGGTGGCGGCGCTGCGCGACGGCCCCGCCGACAAGCTGCGCTCGGCGCTGGCGGGCGAGGTGCGCGAGGAGGTGCGACGCAGCTTCGAGGGCGAGCGCGGACGCCTGCAGCAGGAGATCCTGGAGCTGAAGGGCGCCAAGCGGCAGATGGAGGAGGCGCTGACCACCGCCGTGCAGGCCGACAAGACCAAGGCGGCCGAGATCCGCAGCGTCTACCACCTCCACCAGGAGGAGATCAACCGCATCAAGAGGGAGTGCGAGAAGGAGATCCGCCGCCTG ATGGAGGAGATAAAGGTAAAGGACAGAGCAGTGGCGGGGCTGGAGCGGGAGCTGGGCGTGCAGACGGGCGTGGCCCAGCGTCTGGCCCTGCTCAGAGAGGCCGAGCGTCCGGCTGCCGGGCCCCGGCCCGAGCCCCCTTACTCGAGTAGTGCAGGAGACTCCCTCGAGCCCTCGGCCAGCCCC GGACAGCAGTTGGACGAGAAGGACGCCCGTCGCTTCCAGCTGAAGATCGCCGAGCTGAGTGCCATCATACGCAAGCTGGAAGACCGTAATGCCCTGCTGTCCGAGGAGCGCAACGAGCTG ctgAAGCGCCTGCGGGAAGCTGAGAGCCAGTTTATGCCTCTATTGGATAAGAACAAGCGACTGAGCCGTAAGAATGAGGAGCTGGCCCACGCCTTCAGACGGATGGAGAATAAGCTGCGCTTTGTCACACAGGAGAACATTGAGATG agggagaAGGCAGGGACCATCCGCAGGCCCAGCTCCCTCAATGACCTGGACCAGAgtcaggaggagagggagatcgAGTTCCTCCGGCTGCAGGTGCTGGAGCAGCAGAACATCATAGATGACCTGTCCAAG GCCCTGGAAACAGCAGGATACGTGAAAACTGTCATA GAGAGAGACATGCTGCTGAGGTACAGAAGACAAGATTCAGCTCGACGGAAGAAGTCCATCAAGCCCTGCAAG CAGCCAGTGATAGAGACGTTCTTCGGATATGATGAAGAGGCGTCTCTGGACTCGGACGGCTCATCCATCTCCTACCACACTGACCGCACGCCCTGCACACCAGACGATGACCTGGAGGAG gGCATgataagagaggagacagagctgAGGTTTCGTCAGTTGACTATGGAGTACCAGGCGCTGCAGCGGGCCTATGCCCTTCTCCAGGAGCAGGTCGGGGGCACCTTTGATGCTGAGAAGGAAGTCAag ACACGAGAACAAATGCAAACTGAACTCATCCGCTATCAAACCAGAGTCCAAGACCTTGAGTGTGTTTTAAGTCAGCAAGGCCAG GATATGAAATGGATTGAGGAGAAGCAGGCGCTGTATCAAAGAAATCAAGTCCTTGTCGAAAAG ATAAAGCAAATGGAATCAGAGGAGCATCGTTTGAAAAATGAGATTCAGGACATTAAAGACCAAAATGAACTTTTAGAGTTCCGTATTCTTGAACTTGAG gagagagagaggaggtctcCTGCCATAAACTTCCATAACATCTACTTCAGTGAGGGAGTGAGTCCACTGCAGGTCTACTGTGAGGCAGAGGGAGTCTCG GACATAGTCATTTCAGAGCTGATGAAAAAGCTGGATATTCTGGGGGATAACGCC ACCCTTTCCAATGAAGAGCAAGTGGTAGTCATTCATGCCAGGACTGTGCTCACTCTGGCAGAGAAG TGGCTAGAGCAAATTGAGGTGACCAAATCAGCTTTAACACAGAAAATGCTGGACATTGAGAGTGAGAAG GACCTCTTCAGCAAACAGAAAGGATATTTGGATGACGAGCTGGACTACAGAAAGCAGTCAGTGGACCAGGCCCATAAG CGGATCCTGGAGCTGGAGGCCATGCTGTTCGACGCGCTGCAGCAGGAGGCCGGGGCCAAGGTGTCGGAGCTGCTGTCGGAGGAGGAGCGCAACGCGCTGCAGCGGGCAGTGGAGCAGTGGAGGAGACAGGTGCTGAGCGAACTCCGCGAGAGGGATGCACAGATACTCCGAGAGAGGATGGAGCTGGTGCACCACGcacagcag AGAATTAAGGAGCTGGAGGAGTGGATAGAAGCACAGAAACGACAGATAAAGGAATTAGAAGAAAAG CCTTCATTCTTTGGTCGTAGTTTCTCCGGCCAACCAGATCAG GTCTCCAGACAGCTTTGTCTGTTGGATGTGTCTGATGGAAGGACCACAGCTGAGAGCTTCACCCTGATGTGGAGTATGATGTTGTATGTTGTTGGACTAAGACCCAAACAGACACTGAGGACATGA
- the jakmip3 gene encoding janus kinase and microtubule-interacting protein 3 isoform X4: MSKKGPGSRSKGERPDALAALQAANEELRAKLTDIQIELQQEKSKVSKLEREKTQEVRHEQNKSTVVVTELRAKLHEEKLRELHGVRETLLRQHEQELVRVIKIKDGEIQRLQGLVAALRDGPADKLRSALAGEVREEVRRSFEGERGRLQQEILELKGAKRQMEEALTTAVQADKTKAAEIRSVYHLHQEEINRIKRECEKEIRRLMEEIKVKDRAVAGLERELGVQTGVAQRLALLREAERPAAGPRPEPPYSSSAGDSLEPSASPQLDEKDARRFQLKIAELSAIIRKLEDRNALLSEERNELLKRLREAESQFMPLLDKNKRLSRKNEELAHAFRRMENKLRFVTQENIEMREKAGTIRRPSSLNDLDQSQEEREIEFLRLQVLEQQNIIDDLSKALETAGYVKTVIERDMLLRYRRQDSARRKKSIKPCKQPVIETFFGYDEEASLDSDGSSISYHTDRTPCTPDDDLEEGMIREETELRFRQLTMEYQALQRAYALLQEQVGGTFDAEKEVKTREQMQTELIRYQTRVQDLECVLSQQGQDMKWIEEKQALYQRNQVLVEKIKQMESEEHRLKNEIQDIKDQNELLEFRILELEERERRSPAINFHNIYFSEGVSPLQVYCEAEGVSDIVISELMKKLDILGDNAVSTLSNEEQVVVIHARTVLTLAEKWLEQIEVTKSALTQKMLDIESEKDLFSKQKGYLDDELDYRKQSVDQAHKRILELEAMLFDALQQEAGAKVSELLSEEERNALQRAVEQWRRQVLSELRERDAQILRERMELVHHAQQRIKELEEWIEAQKRQIKELEEKPSFFGRSFSGQPDQVSRQLCLLDVSDGRTTAESFTLMWSMMLYVVGLRPKQTLRT; the protein is encoded by the exons ATGTCCAAGAAGGGGCCAGGGAGCCGGTCCAAGGGAGAGCGGCCCGACGCCCTGGCAGCTCTGCAGGCCGCCAACGAAGAGTTAAGGGCCAAACTGACCGACATCCAAATCGAGCTGCAGCAGGAGAAGAGCAAG GTGAGCAAGCTGGAGCGCGAGAAGACGCAGGAGGTGCGTCACGAGCAGAACAAGTCGACGGTGGTGGTGACGGAGCTGCGGGCCAAGCTGCACGAGGAGAAGCTGCGCGAGCTGCATGGCGTGCGTGAGACGCTGCTGCGCCAGCACGAGCAGGAGCTGGTGCGCGTCATCAAGATCAAGGACGGTGAGATCCAGCGGCTCCAGGGCCTGGTGGCGGCGCTGCGCGACGGCCCCGCCGACAAGCTGCGCTCGGCGCTGGCGGGCGAGGTGCGCGAGGAGGTGCGACGCAGCTTCGAGGGCGAGCGCGGACGCCTGCAGCAGGAGATCCTGGAGCTGAAGGGCGCCAAGCGGCAGATGGAGGAGGCGCTGACCACCGCCGTGCAGGCCGACAAGACCAAGGCGGCCGAGATCCGCAGCGTCTACCACCTCCACCAGGAGGAGATCAACCGCATCAAGAGGGAGTGCGAGAAGGAGATCCGCCGCCTG ATGGAGGAGATAAAGGTAAAGGACAGAGCAGTGGCGGGGCTGGAGCGGGAGCTGGGCGTGCAGACGGGCGTGGCCCAGCGTCTGGCCCTGCTCAGAGAGGCCGAGCGTCCGGCTGCCGGGCCCCGGCCCGAGCCCCCTTACTCGAGTAGTGCAGGAGACTCCCTCGAGCCCTCGGCCAGCCCC CAGTTGGACGAGAAGGACGCCCGTCGCTTCCAGCTGAAGATCGCCGAGCTGAGTGCCATCATACGCAAGCTGGAAGACCGTAATGCCCTGCTGTCCGAGGAGCGCAACGAGCTG ctgAAGCGCCTGCGGGAAGCTGAGAGCCAGTTTATGCCTCTATTGGATAAGAACAAGCGACTGAGCCGTAAGAATGAGGAGCTGGCCCACGCCTTCAGACGGATGGAGAATAAGCTGCGCTTTGTCACACAGGAGAACATTGAGATG agggagaAGGCAGGGACCATCCGCAGGCCCAGCTCCCTCAATGACCTGGACCAGAgtcaggaggagagggagatcgAGTTCCTCCGGCTGCAGGTGCTGGAGCAGCAGAACATCATAGATGACCTGTCCAAG GCCCTGGAAACAGCAGGATACGTGAAAACTGTCATA GAGAGAGACATGCTGCTGAGGTACAGAAGACAAGATTCAGCTCGACGGAAGAAGTCCATCAAGCCCTGCAAG CAGCCAGTGATAGAGACGTTCTTCGGATATGATGAAGAGGCGTCTCTGGACTCGGACGGCTCATCCATCTCCTACCACACTGACCGCACGCCCTGCACACCAGACGATGACCTGGAGGAG gGCATgataagagaggagacagagctgAGGTTTCGTCAGTTGACTATGGAGTACCAGGCGCTGCAGCGGGCCTATGCCCTTCTCCAGGAGCAGGTCGGGGGCACCTTTGATGCTGAGAAGGAAGTCAag ACACGAGAACAAATGCAAACTGAACTCATCCGCTATCAAACCAGAGTCCAAGACCTTGAGTGTGTTTTAAGTCAGCAAGGCCAG GATATGAAATGGATTGAGGAGAAGCAGGCGCTGTATCAAAGAAATCAAGTCCTTGTCGAAAAG ATAAAGCAAATGGAATCAGAGGAGCATCGTTTGAAAAATGAGATTCAGGACATTAAAGACCAAAATGAACTTTTAGAGTTCCGTATTCTTGAACTTGAG gagagagagaggaggtctcCTGCCATAAACTTCCATAACATCTACTTCAGTGAGGGAGTGAGTCCACTGCAGGTCTACTGTGAGGCAGAGGGAGTCTCG GACATAGTCATTTCAGAGCTGATGAAAAAGCTGGATATTCTGGGGGATAACGCCGTAAGT ACCCTTTCCAATGAAGAGCAAGTGGTAGTCATTCATGCCAGGACTGTGCTCACTCTGGCAGAGAAG TGGCTAGAGCAAATTGAGGTGACCAAATCAGCTTTAACACAGAAAATGCTGGACATTGAGAGTGAGAAG GACCTCTTCAGCAAACAGAAAGGATATTTGGATGACGAGCTGGACTACAGAAAGCAGTCAGTGGACCAGGCCCATAAG CGGATCCTGGAGCTGGAGGCCATGCTGTTCGACGCGCTGCAGCAGGAGGCCGGGGCCAAGGTGTCGGAGCTGCTGTCGGAGGAGGAGCGCAACGCGCTGCAGCGGGCAGTGGAGCAGTGGAGGAGACAGGTGCTGAGCGAACTCCGCGAGAGGGATGCACAGATACTCCGAGAGAGGATGGAGCTGGTGCACCACGcacagcag AGAATTAAGGAGCTGGAGGAGTGGATAGAAGCACAGAAACGACAGATAAAGGAATTAGAAGAAAAG CCTTCATTCTTTGGTCGTAGTTTCTCCGGCCAACCAGATCAG GTCTCCAGACAGCTTTGTCTGTTGGATGTGTCTGATGGAAGGACCACAGCTGAGAGCTTCACCCTGATGTGGAGTATGATGTTGTATGTTGTTGGACTAAGACCCAAACAGACACTGAGGACATGA